The DNA window GTGCAATTGGCTTTGGCAACACCGGCGGTGGATTCGGCGGCAACACTGGCGGAGGCTTCGGCGGAAACAGCGGTTTCGGCGGCGGTGGTTTTGGAGTCAAGAGCGGCGGTGGTGGGTTTGGAGGCGGCAACGTCGGATTCGGAGGCGGCAACGTCGGGTTCGGAGGCGGCAACGTCGGGTTCGGAGGCGGCAACGTCGGGTTCGGAGGCGGCAAcgttggaggaggaggaggacgaagATATTAAGGCAAAGCCTGGTGTTGATTATGAACGATGATTTGACAGGAGAATAATAAAGACAGCGTTGtagacaagaagaaaagaatCGTTCGAGTTTGTTTTGCTGGTGTTTTGAGGTACTCGTTGTGGTGTctgcgagtgtgtgtatgtgtgtgtgtgtgtgtgtgtgtgtgtgtgtgtgtgtgtgtgtgtgtgtgtgtgtgtgtttgtgtgtgtgtgtgtgtgtgtgtgtttgtgtgtgtatgtgtgtgtgtgtgtgtgtgtgtttgtttgtgtgtgtgtgtggggtgtgtgtgtgtgtgtgttagtgtgttagcgtgtgtgtgtgtgagtgtttgtgagtgtgtgtgtgtgtgtgtttgtgtgtgtgtgtgcgtgtttatgtgtgttggtgtgtgtgtacgcgtgtgtgtacgcgtgtgtgtgtgtgtgtgtgtgtgcctgtgtgtgtgtgtgtgtgtgtgtgtgtgtgtgtgtgtgtgagcgcgcgcgcaaAGCAGTTATATAAAACGCAAAGTTCTTTCCTTCTTGACATCAATATTGCCAAGGTGCAACGTTTCTTTCTCCCTTTATACGTATGCTTTTTCAGTGGGCTGAAAAAGTGCCACAGTGGTATAGTGTGTGGTAAACCTTTCATGGTTTTGTCGGTTTGGGGGCAAATAATTGGTTATTTCTGGCGAGAGTATGTCCGTGTTCCTTCTACATGTGTACACCATTGAATGCTTTTTGCGCGATTGTCTGTTAGTTTCTTTGCAGTCAtttcctttgttttccttctttttattgtcctgttttgttttgttttgtgtgtgtttggttgtttgctttttacgcatgttttgtttgtttgtttgtttatttatttgattgtttgtgtgtttgtgtgattgtgagcttgtttgtttgtttgtttgtttgtttgatcatTCTCAGCTGCTCTTTCCGCAGATGCGCTcacatagagagatagagagagagagagagagagagagagagagagagagagagagagagagagagagagagagagagagaaacacacacacacacacacacacacacacatacacacacacatacacacacacacacatacacacacatacacacacacacacacacacgcacacacacacgcatccatCCCCACTCTCACAAAACCACAACTTCCGCTTCTACCACAtccacacaaaatcaaaattgtAAAAATCACTATAACACAAAAAAGGCCACTCCGAAGAATGTATTCACTGGCTAACAAACAAAATCAGACCCGACACACAAACATTGGAAAGGAAGAGTTCGCTCAGTAGTATCCGCCCTTCTTGCCATAGCCGTAGCCGCCTCCGTATCCGATACCGCCGAGACCTCCCAGAAGACCCTTTCCGTAGCCAAGACCACCATAGCCGCCATAGCCGCCGCCGTAGCCGAGACCGCCGCCGTAGCCGAGACCGCCTCCATAGCCGCCATAGCCCTGAAACATGGCGAACATggttaatgatatacgatattGTTGCATGCACAGTCTAGCGGTGCCCTTATGGGTACTTTTCTCATTTCTGTTATGACGAAGTCACCCAGACTTCGTTCTCGAAATTGTATGATTTGATTTCCGAGAGACGAGCGTGAGAAGCGAAAGAATGTTTACGTGACGCCTTTTTCTCATTATTTGCATATGACGTTTTCTCGAATTTTGTTTCGTCAGAGGTTTTACTTGAGAAGAGAGGGACAAGATGAGAcgtctttgtttgtttaatcGATGTTGCTTGTCTTAAGATGGTATAGTTTGGTCGTGCTGGAGTGCATAGATCTTTCGTGGGGTAAAGAAATACAAAATATGGACTGTCTTGAATAAGAAATACAAAATATGGACTGTCTTGAATAAGAAATACAAAATATGGACTGTCTTGAAtaagaaatacaaaaacaaagatTCATAAAGAAACATAAACTAGCAAGAAAGAAATCTATCGAGTAAGAACTACTGTAGCGAACGACTAAGCAATCACAAATCTACCAATCAAAAGgaacaaacattcaaacaacaaacaagtttgTAAAATATCTGAAATCGATGCGTTAAAGCTtggaacacaaaacacacacaaggtgAGACACAACCAAGTACACAGTCGCACAAACAatacaataacaaaacacactGACCTTGCCGTAGCCGATTCCGCCATAGCCCGATATTGACAACACaaataaaaagcaaacacatttttcccGAGGAAATGACAACACAAATAGAGAacaaagtttgtctcggtggcTTCAACATAGCAGGAGAAAAGTAAGGTCACCTCCAGGCTATGTATGTATCGGTTTCGATTAAGAGGGCATAGTTTTGTCGTGCTTGATTGCCTGGATATTTTGTAGGGGGAAAAGTAATACAAAATAACGACTTTCATAGATACATGATACCCCCCCAAAGATGCATAAAGCAGTATAAACTAACAAGAGTAAATCTGTGAAGGAAGACACACTGCAACTAACGACTAAACAATCACAAATCCACCAACCAAAGGGAGAAAAaggagaaaaataaataaatgatataaaaaacaaaaaagcataACAATATATAAACAAACAAGTAGCAAATGTATGAAGGAAGAAATACTACAGATAACGACTCAACGACTCAACAATCACAAATCAATCAACCAAATCGAACAAACATTTAAACAACAATGAGGCTTGTTAAACTGTGACATCAAATCGTTAAAgctgagaaaacaaaaacacacaagcagCTCGACAAACACATGCCAATACAGGGCTATGTGTGATATGTGCGAAGACGCAACTAAACTAAATTACATCGAGGCCGAAATACTGCTACTAACGACTAAACAATCACAAATCAATCAACCAAACCgaacaaacattcaaacaacagTGAGGTTTGTTAAACCTGTGAAATCGAAGAGTTAATGCTAagaatacaaaaacacacaagcaactcgaaacacaagaaaactgtcGCACGAACGAATCCAAAACACTGACCTTGCCATAGCCTACTCCAGCACCCTGAATAGAAGAGAAGGAGAAGATGAAGCAAGAGATTGAATACACATTTTACACAGCTACACAGGGAGGACGTCTGACAAAAGATCCGCCAACATAAACAAGCCGGTACAGGGTATAGTGTGTGACAGATGAAatgcaaattttaaaaaatgaaaataaaagtgagtttCAGGGAAGCAGGCACACTCCTCCGTGTAAAAAGTTCTGCTCATCGTCTTAGATCTGGGGAGGCTCTTATatgggaccccccccccccccccatccctccccctCCGCCTGCTTGTTCAGATACAATAGATAAACCACCTGGATGATATCTACGCAAAGAGGgatttttttgtgaattatgtTTGAAAGAACCACATGTGGctttttatgaattaatgttAAAAGCAAAAttcaaactgttgatttttggtatatgcCCATGGGGAGGAGTGTGCCTTGAACACAGAGCAATAACAATGGGGAGGGTGGATACATTTAAAGCCAAGCTACAAgcaacacttttaaaaaaaatgccacACTGACCTTGCCGTAGCCGCCGTAGCCGCCATAGCCGCCGCCATAGCCGCCGTATCCCAGACCGCCGATGCCCCCGCCGATGCCCCCGCCGTATCCCCCGCCGTAGCCGCCAAGACCGCGTCCATAGCCACCGCCATAGCCGCCGCCATAGCCGCCATAGCCGCCGCCATAGCCGCCATAGCCGCCGTAGCCGCCATAGCCGATATTACCGGCAAAAGCTCCGACCAGGAGGCAGCAAAGAACGGCGATGGTACCCTGCTGTAAAACGCAAAGCAAAGAAAGCGTGCAGGATGGTGTTGGAGGCTgaattttattttacaaggatacagatttaaggctaggccttttcttacaatctgtccttgtgacgacaaacacacaaaacaacaaaactatcaATTTCTATTAAAACAGAAACATTATAGAGGTTAAAAGGAGAGATTATGAGTGGGTGACGGGTGGGGGaaagaagggagggggggggagagaaagagggggcgggggagagtgagagaaagagataaaagaGACAGCAAACAATTGTAAAGAATAATTTCAAACAGAAAGCACAGAAAGTCAATGTTACGCGGTTAGCAGAAGTGGAATGGCAAGATAGGGAAACAGAAGGAACAGTTTGAGTGAAAAGTGCGCGTgtcgagtttaaaaaaaatcttggtcgaAATCACGCTGAAAGAATCGTAGCTAAAGTGAGAGGAAAATGCTAATAACCGACGCGCATCCTGACAGTTTTGTGAAGATGCCTTTCTTTTTAAGAATATACAGCAAATAGAAgggacaaataaagagagattgagagagagaggagagagacagagacagagagacagagaaagagagagagagggtgagagagacagacagagagagagacagagacagagagagacagagacagaggcagagaaagagagagaaagagagagggagaaagagagagaactcagaactcagaactcagaaaattTAATCGCTCAAACTTGAAGGTTCATTGCGATGGGGAGGTTTGGGGCGAGGGAGACAATTTCGAAATCAACAGGCGTTTTACATTGTACAGATGTTTACCCGACATGGTATTTTCCGCGTCAGTTTTGATCTtgtattgagagagagagagagagagagagagagagagagagagagagagagagagagagagggagaaagagagacagacagacagacagacagacagacagacagacagacagacagacagacatagagagagagagacagagagagagaaataacgaaagagagcgggagagacgGATAAGAAGGAAAGGGGGAAAATAAAACCCAAAAAATGGCAAAGGAAAATAAGGACAGAATCGGAGAAAATAAGTGATAAAATGCgaactaaaaacaaaaacaaggcaAAACGAATGGAGAAAaggaaaataacacacacaaaaacaagtaaacaaacgaACATATCAAAATAAAGAAATTAAGGACACTATGGTGTGTGTTTCAAAGACAGTTGGATGGAGTTAGCAGAGACTGCCATCACAAGAAGGGAAACGAAAGTGAAAAGCAAAACAAGAGAAGAACCGAAGCCTTCAAAaatccttaaaggcacagtaagcctcccgtaaaccatcacagatacggtcaggcttttacacacagtacaaacaccctttcatttaaacactcaccaattgagaacatcctaggtgccctccgtaaagagcgaacaattttcaaagaatttatttttgcgtggtttatcttacccctgagccatcgtgaacccgtgtgatccagttttcctttttcacaatgcagtcgtcagttagtcatgaatgcgactcgatgtgagcttatctacaatagcacgttttttatgcacgaaacaacggctgtggttcacaagaactctagcgatggcttttgactgttgagaggaacggcgatttgcactgataaaccttcgtctgctacgacccttgcgtgaccctgcttccgggcttttcttttttttaaactttcacaacttcgaattgttctgatcttgtcttgatgaaaaacgaattcttttatgattaaagaatgtttgtgtaacaagctgtcaatttattatttagattttaaaagttaggtctagcgcaaaaacgaggcgccgttgttgttaacgaacaagtctacgaaaataaattctttgaaaatgtctcacgctcgacagaaagcagccaggatgttcccgttcggtgagcgttcaaatggaagtatgcttgtactgtatttagacgctcggggagctctgtgatggtttacgggaggcttactgtgcctttaatagtcTCGAATTGAAGTCATACTGACGAGAAGGTGGTTATGCTTCAGAAACAGGGAGAGACAAAAACAGGGGGACAAATGAGAAAAGATAGAACGAGCAGAACATTCTATATCAGTAACGGAAACTGAAAgctaaaattaaaacaagagaaGAACGAATGCCTTCAGAAGGACAAGTTATCAGAAAAAGAAGATGCCTTACAATGACTGCGAGAGTCAGTAGTTTGGTTTcacaagcaaaaacaaaagcatacacaaacttttaaaaaaaagaagaagtgaGATGGTAGAGAATTCTATGCAAGTAACAGACTTTGAAGAAAAGAGCAAGAAAAGAACGGAACAGTTTTCAGCTGAAGAAGATGTCTTACCATGATGACGAGTTGGTGGTTTTGCTTCAGCAGCAGAAGACAACGACGGAAGAAGCTGAGGAAAGGCGTCTTGCTCCTGGTCACTCCCTCTGGGCCTTTTTATCCAACCCGAAGTCTAGCTCGTAAACTTTTACTGTCATTATTTATTCCGCTCCTCGAGCGTTTGCCGTGCTCCTAGAATTTACTGCGGGACTTAAAACGCCGCCATTATTTGACCTGTGTGCTTGCACTCGTTTTTCTGGATCGGCGTTTCGACGGAGCTGCTTTGCCTGTCCATGAAATATGCATGATTATGAAATTTTGTGTTGCAGCTTTTAGGAGGATGAGGTTCATTTTACAAAGGCTTATTGTCACGGTCGGACTTAGCAGAAGGTCGCTCTTTACTATTCCTTCTTCTTTGAAATAACGTTATGCTATACATGAATAATAATGAGGTTTGTTTCTTGTGCTGAGCGGCCAGGCATAATGGTCGTAACTATTTTtatgtgcagtgcagttgttttgtcagttattctcctctttatctgttctatcgtctttcttcttcttttttgtgtgtgtacttttgtgttttttgtgcctgaagaagacccttaggtcgaaacgtcgctgttattcgttccgtgttcgtcattttaacgtgagtacattgctttttggtctctttattttttataaGTCATTTTATCGCATGGAATCTTCTAAGGATGAAAACAACTTTGCATATGTTTTGGTTTAAGGATCACGATCTTGTACTATTATTCGTAGACAGGAGtagtgttatgtgtgtgtgtgtgtgtgtgtgtgtgtgtgtgtgtgtgtgtgtgtgtgtgtgtgtgtgtgtgtgtgtgtgtgtgtgggtgcgtgcgtgtgtgtgtgtgtgtgtgtgtgtgtgtgcgtgcgtgtgtgtgtgtgtgtgtgtgtgtgtgtgcgtctgtgtgcgtgcgttcgtgtgtgcgtgcgttcgtgtgtgcgtgcgtgcgtacgtgcgtgggtgcatgtgtgtatgcgtgtgtgtgtctgtgtgtctgtgtctctgtttgtgcaCTTTAGTTTTATCTCAAGGGGTCCTTCTCTTGGTCCCATTTCATTTTCTTaaccttattttgtcatgttttCTCTTCAAAAGAAGACTACCTACACGTGGCATCTACATTGCTTTCTGACTGTTTCCGGGTTCCTTTGTTGTACCACTGTACTACATTGTTTACTGGATGCGGTACTTTCTCTTATGCTGCCAGAAAGCATTGTCAGAGAttaatcttttctttttttttaaacagtgtgTAACTAACGGTTTTAGATAAACTTTCTCGATAGCAATATTTTGTTGCATAATTTTCTTAGTGCTTCTGTTTATCTTATCATGTTAGTTATTCGTACATCATTCACATCGTCTGCGATTGCTTCCCAGTTCATCAATGTGAAAATTGTgtcggtttttttcttcttataaAAGCAAAATATTCATAATAAATACAACCATCCAAAACAATCCTATAAATTCTGAGTTAGCCCACTTACTATAGATGTATATACAATATGCGCAAGTTTACGCGATGATCAGTGCATACAGTTCAATATAAACCTGAAAGGAACAATTGTTTTTACTGTTCAGCATAGATTGCATGCACATAAAGTGAAGTTGCGTATGTTTTTGATTATGCATGAGAATCTTAATCAGTTTATGACAAAATCTGATTCGTCAAAAATGTTACAGTGTACATATTTAGAACGCATGTCCCAAAAGCATAATATGAagcttgctttttttttcttttaaatcaGTCACAGTTAGCAAGACAAACTCTGGGGAAAAAAATCTACAATTGCCAAACTAAAATATACgtgttttcatttctcaaacTCAGAAGTAGCTGTCACAAACTTGTAATCGAATTGACAATTGTTGAGAAGAAATATCTTAACCGTTGACATGAGTGTGCATAAGTCGATGGATTTCACTACAGAGTTAATCAATTAATACTATATTCTAAATTTAtaatgtcaatgtgtgtgtgcaatctCTGTTTTATTCACTTTGTACTTTGatttcttggtgaaaaatatCTAAGTTCAAATCAGCAATATTTACAAAATCTGGGAACGTGCTATAATAGTTCGGATTTTTTGTTGACGAATTGATTTTTGAGTAACCGTTAGCTATTCGTAGCAGTGTTTGAAATTGTATCCTTTTTTAACAGTCATCGttgatacaacaacaaaagttaaaCGACAAGTAAAACTAAGTTCTGACAAAGATTGAAATAAGATAAATGAGTTACTGATCACACACAATCACGGTCCGTTTCTCGCCAAAGCTCTTTGTGATATATACAACAAAATGAGTTTGTACACACAAGCAGTTGCGATGGAAGAGAAAACAAAGGCTGAGTAAATGTGAAATACTGACAAAACTTCACGGTACTGTTGTGGATGGTCGAACATGGCTGCACAGCTTTTGTTGCGATAGACCTAGTAGTCTCAAACAAAGTACAGTTAAATACCACTTCtgtttcgcacacacacacacacacacacacacacacacacacacacacacacacacacacgcgcgcgcgcgcgcgcgcgagcgcgcacgcatacacacacactaacacagacacacacatacacacacacacacacagacacacacacacacacacacacacacacgcacgcacacacacatgcacagatacaagcaagcacacacacgcacacacacacacacacacacccacacacacacatgtacacact is part of the Littorina saxatilis isolate snail1 linkage group LG6, US_GU_Lsax_2.0, whole genome shotgun sequence genome and encodes:
- the LOC138969273 gene encoding uncharacterized protein isoform X3, whose product is MQGTIAVLCCLLVGAFAGNIGYGGYGGYGGYGGGYGGYGGGYGGGYGRGLGGYGGGYGGGIGGGIGGLGYGGYGGGYGGYGGYGKGYGGYGGGLGYGGGLGYGGGYGGYGGLGYGKGLLGGLGGIGYGGGYGYGKKGGYY
- the LOC138969273 gene encoding uncharacterized protein isoform X2, whose amino-acid sequence is MQGTIAVLCCLLVGAFAGNIGYGGYGGYGGYGGGYGGYGGGYGGGYGRGLGGYGGGYGGGIGGGIGGLGYGGYGGGYGGYGGYGKGAGVGYGKGYGGYGGGLGYGGGLGYGGGYGGYGGLGYGKGLLGGLGGIGYGGGYGYGKKGGYY
- the LOC138969273 gene encoding ctenidin-3-like isoform X1, whose amino-acid sequence is MQGTIAVLCCLLVGAFAGNIGYGGYGGYGGYGGGYGGYGGGYGGGYGRGLGGYGGGYGGGIGGGIGGLGYGGYGGGYGGYGGYGKGAGVGYGKGYGGIGYGKGYGGYGGGLGYGGGLGYGGGYGGYGGLGYGKGLLGGLGGIGYGGGYGYGKKGGYY